From the genome of Deinococcus sp. JMULE3, one region includes:
- a CDS encoding uracil-xanthine permease family protein, whose amino-acid sequence MTLNPTRPSARQIVLGLQHSIAMFGATVLVPILVGLSPSVALFGAGVATLLFHLLTRGQVPIFLGSSFAFIAPTALVVKEFGPAAAGGGLIAAGAMYLLFSGLVKLLGTDRLLRVFPPVVTGPVIIVIGLGLSSVAVNQAKTNWWLALVTLAAAVIASIYGKGLFRMIPILIGVVTGYVVSLLTGQVTQDGLNAIAAAPLLGLPDFHAPALDWRAVAIIAPVAVVTFIEHVGDVIVNGRVVGKNFLEKPGLSRTLFADGIANMSSAALGGPAATTYAENTGVLALTRVYDPRVLQIGAAFAVLFGCSPKLAAVLKSLPQGVLGGVSILLFGMIASVGIRTLSEARIDFAHSRNLIIVSLILVLGLGGAAFPISVVGTSLELHGMALAALVGIVANLILPTQTPEPDEPERTLH is encoded by the coding sequence GTGACCCTGAATCCCACCCGCCCCAGCGCCCGCCAGATCGTGCTGGGCCTGCAACACTCCATCGCCATGTTCGGCGCGACCGTCCTGGTCCCCATCCTGGTGGGCCTGTCCCCCAGCGTCGCGCTGTTCGGCGCGGGCGTCGCCACGCTGCTGTTCCACCTGCTCACGCGCGGACAGGTGCCGATCTTCCTGGGCAGCTCGTTCGCGTTCATCGCGCCCACCGCGCTGGTCGTCAAGGAATTCGGCCCGGCCGCCGCCGGGGGCGGCCTGATCGCCGCCGGGGCCATGTACCTGCTGTTCAGCGGCCTCGTGAAACTCCTGGGCACGGACCGGCTTCTGCGGGTGTTCCCGCCCGTCGTGACCGGCCCGGTCATCATCGTGATCGGCCTGGGCCTCAGCAGCGTCGCCGTGAACCAAGCCAAGACGAACTGGTGGCTGGCCCTCGTCACGCTGGCCGCCGCCGTCATCGCCAGCATCTACGGCAAGGGTCTGTTCCGCATGATTCCCATCCTGATCGGCGTCGTCACCGGGTACGTCGTGTCCCTCCTGACCGGGCAGGTCACCCAGGACGGCCTGAACGCCATCGCCGCCGCCCCCCTGCTGGGCCTCCCGGACTTCCACGCGCCTGCCCTGGACTGGCGGGCCGTGGCGATCATCGCGCCCGTCGCGGTCGTCACGTTCATCGAACACGTCGGGGACGTCATCGTGAACGGCCGCGTCGTCGGAAAGAACTTCCTGGAGAAACCCGGCCTGAGCCGCACCCTGTTCGCCGACGGCATCGCCAACATGAGCAGCGCCGCGCTCGGCGGACCCGCCGCCACCACCTACGCCGAGAACACCGGCGTCCTCGCCCTCACCCGCGTGTACGACCCGCGCGTCCTGCAGATCGGTGCGGCGTTCGCCGTATTGTTCGGCTGCTCCCCGAAACTCGCCGCGGTGCTCAAGAGCCTCCCGCAGGGCGTGCTGGGCGGCGTGAGCATCCTGCTGTTCGGCATGATCGCCTCGGTCGGCATCCGCACCCTCAGTGAAGCGCGGATCGACTTCGCGCACAGCCGCAACCTCATCATCGTGTCCCTGATCCTCGTGCTGGGCCTGGGCGGCGCCGCGTTCCCCATCAGCGTCGTGGGCACCAGTCTCGAACTGCACGGCATGGCCCTCGCCGCGCTGGTCGGCATCGTCGCGAACCTGATCCTGCCCACGCAGACACCCGAACCGGACGAACCCGAACGCACCCTGCACTGA
- a CDS encoding LysR substrate-binding domain-containing protein: MSVELRHLRHFVALAEEEHFGRAAERVFVVQQALSNSIRNLEEEVGVPLVLRTTRRVQLTPAGQEFLIGARETLALAGQTVERARRAARGEVGRLSVGFVSGLAFGGLPEIVRRFRELYPNVSVDLRELTAQEQEAALRGGQVGIGLMLLPVRDPTLDSRALWRQPLVAALPAAHPLARKRRLKISDLRAEPFVFFPRQIRATYFDQVMRWCSTAGFTPHVVQEAIEVPTLLSLVAAGVGVFLPIEFFSRLSLPGVAYRPVEDAPTVDIVAVWRRGDGKNPVIRAFLTVAEEVLKEGSGK, encoded by the coding sequence ATGTCGGTCGAACTGCGTCACCTGCGGCACTTCGTGGCCCTGGCCGAGGAGGAACACTTCGGGCGGGCCGCCGAACGCGTGTTCGTCGTCCAGCAGGCCCTGAGCAACTCCATCCGCAACCTGGAAGAGGAGGTCGGGGTGCCCCTGGTGCTGCGCACCACCCGCCGCGTGCAGCTGACCCCCGCCGGGCAGGAATTCCTGATCGGCGCGCGCGAGACCCTCGCCCTGGCCGGGCAGACCGTCGAACGCGCCCGCCGCGCCGCCCGGGGCGAGGTGGGCCGCCTGAGCGTGGGCTTCGTCAGCGGCCTCGCCTTCGGCGGGCTGCCGGAGATCGTGCGGCGCTTCCGGGAGCTGTACCCGAACGTCAGCGTGGACCTGCGCGAACTCACCGCGCAGGAACAGGAGGCCGCGCTGCGCGGCGGGCAGGTCGGCATCGGCCTGATGCTGCTGCCCGTGCGCGACCCCACCCTCGACTCCCGCGCCCTCTGGCGCCAACCCCTGGTCGCCGCGCTGCCCGCCGCGCACCCGCTGGCCCGCAAACGCCGACTGAAGATCAGCGACCTGCGCGCCGAACCGTTCGTGTTCTTCCCCCGGCAGATCCGCGCCACGTACTTCGATCAGGTCATGCGCTGGTGCTCCACAGCCGGATTCACGCCCCACGTCGTGCAGGAAGCCATCGAGGTCCCCACCCTGCTGTCCCTCGTCGCGGCGGGCGTCGGCGTGTTCCTGCCCATCGAATTCTTCAGCCGCCTGTCCCTGCCCGGCGTCGCCTACCGCCCCGTCGAGGACGCCCCCACCGTGGACATCGTCGCCGTGTGGCGCCGCGGCGACGGCAAGAACCCCGTCATCCGCGCGTTCCTGACCGTTGCGGAGGAGGTGCTGAAAGAAGGGAGTGGGAAGTAG
- a CDS encoding HAD family hydrolase, with the protein MSGTWPWRPAGVLFDMDGVLTANNAFHRQAWQEVALEVLGLTLSPADLDHKVDGGRNPEIIERLTGSYPDEALAARFHDAKEGRYRALAAGALREVAGLSAYLDALDARGIPFALVTSADAVNVAFGMEQLGFGPRFVTRVLGEDVTRGKPHPEPFLLGAQRLGLNAADCLAHEDAVNGVRSASGAGCRVVALTTTAPESALLAAGAALAAADFTSWPDWLA; encoded by the coding sequence GTGAGCGGCACATGGCCGTGGCGGCCCGCCGGGGTGCTGTTCGACATGGACGGCGTCCTGACCGCGAACAACGCCTTTCACCGGCAGGCGTGGCAGGAGGTGGCCCTGGAGGTGCTGGGCCTGACCCTCTCGCCAGCTGACCTGGATCACAAGGTGGACGGGGGCCGCAACCCGGAGATCATCGAACGCCTGACCGGTTCTTACCCGGACGAGGCGCTGGCCGCCCGCTTTCACGACGCGAAGGAGGGCCGCTACCGGGCGCTGGCGGCGGGCGCACTGCGCGAGGTGGCGGGCCTGAGCGCGTACCTGGACGCGCTGGATGCGCGCGGAATTCCGTTCGCGCTGGTCACGAGTGCCGACGCGGTGAACGTGGCGTTCGGCATGGAGCAGCTGGGTTTCGGGCCGCGCTTCGTGACGCGGGTGCTGGGCGAGGACGTCACGCGCGGCAAACCTCACCCGGAGCCGTTCCTGCTGGGCGCGCAGCGGCTGGGCCTGAACGCTGCGGACTGCCTGGCGCACGAGGACGCTGTGAACGGCGTGCGCAGCGCATCGGGGGCGGGCTGCCGGGTGGTGGCCCTGACGACCACCGCGCCGGAATCGGCGCTGCTGGCGGCGGGCGCGGCGCTGGCCGCGGCGGACTTCACGTCCTGGCCCGACTGGCTGGCGTGA
- the uvrB gene encoding excinuclease ABC subunit UvrB has translation MLKVQSSYTPAGDQPTAIRSLVDGLDSGLRFQTLLGATGTGKTYSVAKVIEETQRPALIMAPNKILTAQLASEFREFFPDAAVEFFISYYDYYQPEAYVPGKDLFIEKDASVNQEIERLRHSTTRSLLTRRDTIVVASVSCIYGLGDPKEYTALNAILKKGGQMPRDELLGRLVNMQYERNDVELMPGRFGVKGEVVTVWPAYDEQPLRVELWGDDVERISVVHPLTGDRLADLDATVIYPAKHYVSSAGNIERAIVTIQQELDERLEYFKSTGKLLEAQRLKERTLYDLEMLKVLGYCSGIENYSRHIDGRAAGHTPYTMLDYFPDDFVTFIDESHVTVPQIGGMANGDRARKQTLVDYGFRLPSAMDNRPLNFDEFMSKTGQLVFVSATPGPYEREHSDSVADQIIRPTGLIDPPVGIRPIQGQIEDLLGRVRERSAKGERTLVTTLTKRMSEDLTEYLLEKGVKARYMHSDIDSVERQVIIRDLRLGHYDVLVGINLLREGLDLPEVSLVAILDADKPGFLRSERALIQTIGRAARNVNGEVILYADTVTPAMQFAMDETSRRREKQMAYNEAHGITPTTVIKGVRDVIRGEEQPGEISSATVGDDRDALSAQLTDLELDMWQASEDLDFERAASLRDQIRAIEAKLQGKEFQQATVPGQKVRRKGRR, from the coding sequence ATGCTCAAGGTCCAGTCCAGTTACACGCCCGCCGGTGATCAGCCCACCGCCATCCGCTCGCTGGTGGACGGCCTGGACTCCGGCCTGCGCTTCCAGACGCTGCTCGGCGCGACCGGCACCGGCAAGACGTACTCCGTTGCGAAAGTCATCGAGGAAACCCAGCGTCCGGCGCTGATCATGGCGCCCAACAAGATCCTGACCGCTCAGCTGGCATCCGAGTTCCGGGAGTTCTTCCCGGACGCGGCGGTGGAGTTCTTCATCAGTTACTACGACTACTACCAGCCCGAGGCGTACGTGCCGGGGAAGGACCTGTTCATCGAGAAGGACGCCAGCGTGAACCAGGAGATCGAGCGGCTGCGGCACAGCACCACCCGCAGTTTGCTGACGCGCCGGGACACGATCGTGGTCGCCAGCGTCAGCTGTATCTATGGCCTGGGTGACCCGAAGGAGTACACGGCGCTGAACGCGATCCTGAAGAAGGGTGGGCAGATGCCGCGCGACGAGCTGCTGGGGCGGCTGGTGAACATGCAGTACGAGCGCAACGACGTGGAACTCATGCCGGGCCGCTTCGGGGTGAAGGGCGAGGTGGTGACGGTGTGGCCCGCGTACGACGAGCAGCCGCTGCGGGTGGAACTGTGGGGCGACGACGTGGAGCGCATCAGCGTGGTGCATCCGCTGACCGGGGACCGGCTGGCGGATCTGGACGCGACCGTCATCTACCCCGCCAAGCATTACGTGAGCAGCGCGGGGAACATCGAGCGGGCCATCGTGACCATTCAGCAGGAGCTGGACGAGCGGCTGGAGTACTTCAAGTCCACCGGGAAGCTGCTGGAGGCGCAGCGGCTGAAGGAACGCACCCTGTACGACCTGGAGATGCTCAAGGTCCTAGGGTACTGCTCGGGTATCGAGAACTACTCGCGGCACATCGACGGGCGCGCGGCGGGCCACACGCCGTACACGATGCTGGATTACTTCCCGGACGACTTCGTGACGTTCATCGACGAGTCGCACGTGACGGTTCCGCAGATCGGCGGGATGGCGAACGGCGACCGGGCCAGAAAGCAGACGCTGGTGGACTACGGCTTCCGCCTGCCGTCCGCGATGGACAACCGCCCGCTGAACTTCGACGAGTTCATGAGCAAGACCGGGCAACTGGTGTTCGTGTCCGCCACGCCCGGCCCGTACGAACGGGAGCACAGCGACAGCGTGGCCGACCAGATCATCCGCCCGACCGGCCTGATCGACCCGCCGGTGGGCATCCGGCCCATCCAGGGGCAGATCGAGGACCTGCTGGGCCGCGTCCGCGAGCGCAGCGCGAAGGGCGAACGCACCCTCGTCACGACCCTCACGAAGCGGATGTCCGAGGACCTCACCGAGTACCTGCTGGAGAAGGGCGTCAAGGCGCGCTACATGCACAGCGACATCGACAGCGTGGAGCGTCAGGTGATCATCCGCGACCTGCGGCTGGGCCACTACGACGTGCTGGTCGGCATCAACCTGCTGCGCGAGGGCCTCGACCTGCCGGAAGTGTCGCTGGTCGCCATCCTCGACGCGGACAAACCCGGCTTCCTGCGCAGCGAGCGCGCGCTGATCCAGACCATCGGCCGCGCCGCCCGCAACGTGAACGGCGAGGTCATCCTGTACGCCGACACCGTCACGCCCGCCATGCAGTTCGCCATGGACGAGACCAGCCGCCGCCGCGAGAAACAGATGGCGTACAACGAAGCGCACGGCATCACCCCCACCACCGTCATCAAGGGCGTCCGCGACGTCATCCGCGGCGAGGAACAACCCGGCGAGATCAGCTCCGCCACCGTCGGCGACGACCGCGACGCCCTCTCCGCGCAGCTCACGGATCTGGAACTCGACATGTGGCAGGCGTCCGAGGACCTCGACTTCGAACGCGCCGCGTCCCTGCGCGACCAGATCCGCGCCATCGAGGCCAAGTTGCAGGGCAAGGAATTCCAGCAGGCCACCGTGCCCGGGCAGAAAGTGCGCCGCAAGGGCAGGCGCTGA
- a CDS encoding putative dsRNA-binding protein, producing MNAKGDLIARALSLGLGAPEFEVSSDGPPHQRTFHVTVRIGGEPLGEGGSGRSRKDAERAAADSALRVLDGEPMADTEEVHDEAPAGRWPIYAGVLEAALETAAEFADEDASLDDVRRDAGRLYRELLLDLGHGPEPL from the coding sequence ATGAACGCGAAAGGTGACCTGATCGCGCGCGCCCTGAGCCTGGGCCTGGGCGCGCCGGAGTTCGAGGTGTCGTCCGATGGTCCGCCCCACCAGCGGACGTTCCACGTGACGGTGCGGATTGGCGGCGAGCCGCTGGGCGAGGGCGGGTCGGGCCGCAGCCGCAAGGACGCCGAGCGGGCGGCGGCGGATTCGGCGCTGCGCGTGCTGGACGGCGAGCCGATGGCGGACACCGAGGAGGTCCACGACGAGGCCCCTGCGGGGCGCTGGCCGATCTACGCGGGGGTGCTGGAGGCCGCGCTGGAGACGGCCGCGGAGTTCGCGGACGAGGACGCCTCGCTGGACGACGTGCGCCGCGACGCGGGCCGCCTGTACCGCGAGCTGCTGCTGGACCTGGGGCACGGGCCGGAACCCCTGTGA
- a CDS encoding TCR/Tet family MFS transporter, with product MRARPAALIFILLTALIDIIGIGLIIPVLPGLVKELAGSEVAGARTIGLLTAAYAVMQFIFAPILGVLSDRFGRRPVLLFALSGMALDYLLLAFAPNLAWLFVGRILAGITGASLTVANAYIADVSPPEDRAKNFGLLGATFGVGFILGPALGGLLGEYGLRVPFMVAAALTGLNVLYGLFVLPESLPESSRARGLRRADLNPLLPLRALGEYPILRSLTLTFVLLGLAGQVIFSTWVLYTEGVLRWTPGQNGVALAFFGLLTAAVQGGLIGPFIARFGERRTIMTGLISSILEFTVLSVARSGALLYASLVVGALGGLANPALQGLISRQVSESEQGRVQGAITSLNSLVAVVGPVVATSVYAFGVTHDFPGAAFTLGALLSVAGTLLILGVLRGMPDTGKPQQG from the coding sequence ATGCGCGCCCGCCCTGCTGCCCTGATCTTCATTCTGCTGACCGCCCTGATCGACATCATCGGGATCGGACTGATCATTCCGGTGCTGCCGGGACTGGTGAAGGAACTGGCGGGGTCGGAGGTGGCGGGCGCGCGGACGATCGGGCTGCTGACGGCGGCGTACGCGGTGATGCAGTTCATCTTCGCGCCGATCCTGGGAGTGCTGAGTGACCGCTTCGGGCGGCGGCCGGTGCTGCTGTTCGCGCTGAGCGGCATGGCGCTGGATTACCTGCTGCTGGCGTTCGCGCCGAATCTGGCGTGGCTGTTCGTTGGCCGCATCCTGGCGGGCATCACCGGGGCGAGCCTGACGGTCGCGAACGCGTACATCGCGGACGTGTCGCCCCCCGAGGACCGCGCGAAGAACTTCGGGCTGCTGGGCGCGACGTTCGGGGTTGGGTTCATCCTGGGCCCGGCGCTGGGCGGCCTGCTGGGCGAGTACGGGCTGCGCGTGCCGTTCATGGTGGCGGCGGCCCTGACGGGCCTGAACGTCCTGTACGGGCTGTTCGTGCTGCCCGAGTCGCTGCCCGAGAGCAGCCGCGCGCGGGGCCTGCGCCGCGCGGACCTGAATCCGCTGCTGCCGCTGAGGGCGCTGGGCGAGTACCCGATCCTGCGGTCCCTGACGCTGACGTTCGTGCTGCTGGGCCTCGCGGGGCAGGTGATCTTCAGCACGTGGGTGCTGTACACCGAGGGCGTGCTCCGCTGGACGCCAGGGCAGAACGGCGTGGCGCTGGCGTTCTTCGGCCTGCTGACCGCCGCCGTGCAGGGCGGCCTGATCGGACCGTTCATCGCGCGCTTCGGCGAGCGGCGCACCATCATGACCGGCCTGATCAGCAGCATCCTGGAATTCACGGTGCTCAGCGTCGCCCGCAGCGGCGCGCTGCTGTACGCCTCACTGGTCGTGGGCGCGCTGGGTGGCCTCGCGAACCCGGCGTTGCAGGGCCTGATCTCCCGTCAGGTGAGCGAATCCGAGCAGGGCCGCGTGCAGGGCGCGATCACCAGCCTGAACAGCCTCGTGGCGGTCGTGGGTCCCGTCGTGGCGACCAGCGTGTACGCGTTCGGCGTCACGCACGACTTCCCCGGCGCGGCCTTCACCCTGGGCGCACTGCTGTCCGTCGCGGGCACGCTGCTGATCCTGGGTGTCCTGCGCGGCATGCCGGACACCGGGAAGCCGCAGCAGGGGTGA